The following are from one region of the Arachis duranensis cultivar V14167 chromosome 10, aradu.V14167.gnm2.J7QH, whole genome shotgun sequence genome:
- the LOC107472046 gene encoding cation/calcium exchanger 2-like: MNMAHYTLLLNTCFLIVVCAFMVVHLQLPEVVDVDDHTDNSFSNITTDQDCNSLHNHDDYKHKCLYLKSNDPCVSQGYIDYLFFFYCKLGRFPLLAYTLLILWLLVLFYMLANTTCQYFCPSLENLSKFLRLSPTIAGVTLLSLGNGASDVFSSLVSFQGSGTQSIGFYTVLGGVSFVTCVVVGLVSISIRNKSVGVIKSAFVRDVCFLFLVLLFLFSILISGEINVLGAVGFTLLYGLYVVVVYVSSTRWKDGCDGEHQEGVVGVDGVADIVENLNVQLLNSIEKGFIDENEMNDVKEKRNWCLGSSIWRNSLYALEMPLYLPRRLTIPVVCEENWSKPFAVGSVILAPVLLLVIWVPFNGENFMSTFMIYGIGLLIGIVLGIAAILTTNMSAPPPRKWLFPWLAGGFLMSVTWSYISAQELVGLLVSIGYICGISPSILGLTVLAWGNSLGDLMTNLTLAINGGSEGAQIAISGCYAGPIFNTLVGLGLSLVTCTWSQYPQSVVITKDLYLWETMGFLVIGLIWALVVLIRKDMKFNGLLGVGLLVIYFVSLFLRLVQSKGSLDLDQF; encoded by the coding sequence ATGAACATGGCTCACTACACTTTATTGTTGAACACTTGTTTTCTTATAGTGGTGTGTGCCTTCATGGTTGTTCATTTGCAACTTCCTGAAGTTGTGGATGTGGACGACCACACCGACAACTCTTTCTCTAACATAACAACCGACCAAGATTGCAACAGTTTGCACAACCATGACGACTACAAACACAAGTGTCTGTACCTCAAATCCAACGATCCATGCGTGTCTCAGGGCTACATCGAttaccttttcttcttctattgcAAGCTTGGGAGGTTCCCTCTTTTAGCTTACACTCTATTGATACTTTGGCTCCTTGTTTTGTTTTACATGTTGGCAAACACAACCTGTCAGTATTTTTGTCCTTCACTTGAAAACCTTTCAAAGTTTCTTAGGTTGTCGCCAACAATTGCTGGGGTGACTCTTCTCTCCCTTGGCAATGGCGCCAGTGATGTCTTCTCAAGCCTTGTTTCTTTCCAAGGAAGTGGGACCCAAAGCATTGGCTTCTACACTGTTCTTGGTGGGGTTTCTTTTGTCACTTGTGTTGTTGTGGGCCTAGTTAGCATTTCAATACGTAACAAGAGTGTTGGGGTTATCAAATCTGCGTTTGTGAGGGAtgtttgctttctctttctcgttcttttgttcttgtttagCATCTTGATCAGTGGTGAGATCAATGTTCTTGGTGCAGTTGGTTTTACTCTTTTGTATGGGTTGTATGTGGTTGTTGTTTACGTGTCTTCCACGCGATGGAAGGATGGTTGTGATGGCGAACATCAAGAAGGGGTTGTCGGGGTTGATGGTGTTGCTGATATTGTTGAAAATCTGAACGTGCAGCTTCTGAATTCCATTGAGAAAGGTTTTATtgatgaaaatgaaatgaatgatGTTAAAGAAAAGAGGAACTGGTGTTTGGGATCTTCAATATGGAGAAATTCCCTTTATGCCCTTGAGATGCCACTTTACTTGCCAAGGAGGTTGACAATTCCGGTTGTTTGTGAAGAAAATTGGTCAAAGCCATTTGCTGTGGGTTCAGTGATTTTGGCACCGGTTCTGTTACTTGTAATTTGGGTTCCTTTTAATGGAGAAAATTTTATGAGCACCTTTATGATCTATGGGATCGGTTTATTAATTGGAATTGTGCTTGGAATAGCGGCAATTTTAACTACGAATATGTCGGCGCCGCCGCCGCGGAAGTGGTTGTTTCCGTGGCTTGCCGGAGGGTTTCTGATGAGTGTGACTTGGAGTTACATTTCAGCTCAAGAATTGGTAGGGTTGCTAGTTTCAATTGGATACATTTGtggaattagtccttcaattctAGGGTTAACGGTTCTTGCTTGGGGGAATTCACTTGGGGATTTAATGACGAATTTAACCCTGGCTATAAATGGTGGATCTGAGGGTGCTCAAATTGCAATTTCAGGTTGCTATGCTGGCCCAATATTCAATACTCTTGTTGGGTTGGGTTTGTCTCTTGTGACTTGCACTTGGTCACAGTACCCACAAAGTGTTGTGATAACTAAGGATTTATATCTATGGGAGACAATGGGGTTTTTGGTCATTGGATTGATTTGGGCACTTGTGGTTTTGATTAGAAAAGATATGAAATTTAATGGACTTTTGGGAGTGGGGCTTTTGGTAATTTACTTCGTTTCTCTATTTCTCAGGCTAGTTCAGAGTAAAGGGTCTCTAGATCTAGACCAATTCTAG